From the Anaerobaca lacustris genome, one window contains:
- a CDS encoding PhoPQ-activated pathogenicity-related family protein — protein sequence MRTRKNVAILLTLFVVSLAVGSPLDDYVARPDPSYRYSLVRTIDHPQGKIYILDMTSQQWRSEQEVNRTLWQHWLTVVVPNDIAFDTALLWITGGSNDRPAPTQPDDMLANIALRSRSVVAELRTVPNQPLVFPDDPTNQRYEDAIIAYTFDRFLKTEDPTWPLLLPMVKSAVRAMDTVQDHLAKATDGKVTIKNFVVSGGSKRGWTTWLTAAVDKRVCAIAPVVIDVLNMNDQMRHHFAAYGFYSPAIGDYEQMKIFDRLDTDGGTEIRNFVDPYEYRNRYTMPKFLINSSGDQFFLPDSAQFYFADLPEEKHLLYCANTDHGLDGSDADKALLIWYQSILTGRDRPQFSWDTPESGHVVVTTQTRPQKVTLWTATNPQARDFRLEKIGKAWQSRPLTATNAGTYDVRIPAPDKGWTAYFVELHFDSGTPLPYRFSTEVRIVPDTLPYADKLKGN from the coding sequence ATGAGAACGCGCAAGAACGTCGCCATCCTGTTGACCCTGTTCGTCGTGTCCCTGGCTGTCGGGAGTCCGCTGGACGACTACGTCGCCCGGCCCGACCCGAGTTATCGCTACAGCCTCGTTCGCACGATCGACCACCCGCAAGGGAAGATCTACATCCTCGACATGACCTCGCAGCAATGGCGCAGCGAGCAGGAGGTCAACCGCACGCTCTGGCAGCACTGGCTGACGGTGGTCGTCCCGAACGACATCGCGTTCGACACCGCGTTGCTCTGGATCACCGGGGGCAGCAACGACCGCCCCGCGCCGACGCAGCCGGATGACATGCTCGCCAACATCGCGCTGCGCAGCCGGTCGGTGGTGGCCGAGTTGCGGACGGTGCCCAACCAGCCGCTGGTCTTCCCCGACGACCCGACCAACCAGCGATACGAGGACGCGATCATCGCGTACACCTTCGACCGATTCCTCAAGACCGAAGACCCCACATGGCCGCTGCTGCTTCCGATGGTCAAGAGCGCCGTCCGCGCGATGGACACCGTCCAGGACCATCTGGCCAAGGCCACCGACGGTAAGGTAACGATCAAGAACTTCGTCGTTTCCGGCGGATCGAAGCGAGGCTGGACGACCTGGCTGACGGCGGCCGTCGACAAACGAGTCTGCGCGATCGCCCCGGTCGTGATCGACGTGTTGAACATGAACGACCAGATGCGTCACCACTTCGCCGCTTATGGCTTCTACTCCCCCGCCATCGGCGACTACGAGCAGATGAAGATCTTCGACCGGCTCGACACCGACGGCGGCACCGAGATCCGCAACTTCGTCGATCCTTACGAGTATCGCAATCGCTACACGATGCCCAAGTTCCTGATCAACTCCTCGGGCGACCAGTTCTTCCTGCCCGATTCGGCGCAGTTCTACTTCGCCGACCTGCCGGAGGAAAAGCACCTGCTCTACTGCGCCAACACCGACCACGGCCTGGACGGCTCCGACGCCGACAAGGCCCTGCTGATCTGGTACCAGTCGATCCTCACCGGGCGCGACCGGCCGCAGTTCTCATGGGACACGCCCGAGAGCGGCCATGTCGTCGTCACCACACAAACACGGCCACAGAAGGTCACGCTCTGGACGGCGACCAATCCCCAGGCCCGCGACTTCCGTCTGGAGAAGATCGGCAAGGCCTGGCAAAGCCGTCCGCTGACGGCGACGAACGCAGGCACGTATGACGTTCGCATCCCGGCGCCCGACAAGGGCTGGACTGCGTACTTCGTCGAGCTGCATTTTGATTCGGGGACGCCGTTGCCCTACCGCTTCAGTACGGAAGTCCGCATCGTCCCCGATACGCTGCCCTACGCCGACAAGCTCAAGGGCAACTGA
- a CDS encoding sugar phosphate isomerase/epimerase family protein: MNGRTLSRRQMLAGSALTLAGLSLTTSCTSLSGQRAGRKGPAGFKLGVCDWTIGRATQPEAFDVAKRIGLDGVQVDFGRGAEELPLFAPALQQSILEQAEQNELEVASLAMGTLNEIPFKSDPRAERWVEQAIEVCGAMKTDIILLAFFGKGDLLDDPIGLDLTVERLKKIAPKAEDAGVTLAVESWLNAEQHMEILDGVGSPAVKVYYDVGNSHHKGYDIYQEIRDLGRRIVQFHAKDYDDLYGRGSIDFPRVREAMDAIDYRGWFVMEGVKMPLGVEESCRYDAEYLRTIFPPRV, translated from the coding sequence GTGAACGGACGAACACTGAGCCGCCGCCAAATGCTTGCCGGCAGCGCCCTGACCCTGGCGGGTCTGTCGCTGACCACCTCATGCACCTCGCTTTCCGGACAGCGCGCCGGCCGCAAAGGGCCGGCCGGCTTCAAGTTGGGCGTCTGCGACTGGACGATCGGACGGGCCACCCAGCCGGAGGCCTTCGATGTCGCCAAGCGAATCGGCCTCGACGGGGTCCAGGTCGACTTCGGACGGGGCGCCGAGGAGCTGCCTCTGTTCGCCCCCGCCCTGCAGCAGAGCATTCTCGAACAGGCCGAACAGAACGAACTCGAGGTGGCCTCCCTGGCGATGGGCACGCTCAACGAGATTCCCTTCAAGAGCGATCCCCGCGCCGAGCGATGGGTCGAGCAGGCCATCGAGGTCTGCGGCGCGATGAAAACGGACATCATCCTGCTGGCCTTCTTCGGCAAGGGCGACCTGCTGGACGACCCCATCGGGTTGGACCTGACGGTCGAACGTCTTAAGAAGATCGCCCCGAAGGCCGAAGACGCCGGCGTAACACTGGCCGTCGAGTCGTGGCTCAATGCCGAGCAGCACATGGAGATCCTCGACGGCGTCGGCTCACCGGCCGTCAAGGTCTACTACGACGTCGGCAACTCGCATCATAAGGGCTATGACATCTACCAGGAGATCCGCGACCTGGGCAGACGGATCGTCCAGTTCCACGCCAAGGACTACGACGATCTCTACGGTCGCGGCTCGATCGATTTTCCACGCGTGCGCGAGGCCATGGACGCCATCGACTACCGTGGATGGTTCGTCATGGAAGGCGTGAAGATGCCGCTCGGCGTCGAGGAGAGCTGCCGGTATGACGCCGAGTATCTCAGAACGATCTTTCCGCCCAGGGTCTGA
- a CDS encoding Gfo/Idh/MocA family protein: protein MPQTQNPSPQPSVPASLSRRRFMAGAAAASFAIVAPGAVRTFAANAKINIGMVGCGGRGTWIGRLFRDHGGYNVVAAADYFEDRTNRFGEELGVPASHRYTGLKGYLKLMDKVDAVVIKSPPYFHPEQAAAAVAAGKHTYVAKPIAVDVPGCLSIEDSGKTARQKKRCFLIDFQTRADPFYIEALRRVHQENALGKFAFGECTYHAGDPFGGMYDAWRSDPDNPENRMRAWGLDRVLSGDIITEQNIHTLDVMNWIMDAPPLWAVGSGGRKFRPVGTCYDTFSLLFQYANDVAITFSSRQSNGYGTQPEGIRNRMFGTEGILETEYGGQVLIRGDHFYRGGKSPGIYQDGAVANIKTFYDSITTGNFENPTVECSVRSNLITVLGRMAAYEKRMVTWNELMSNTEKLDANLKGLKA from the coding sequence ATGCCACAGACGCAGAACCCCAGCCCGCAGCCATCCGTTCCCGCAAGCCTGAGCCGGCGTCGATTCATGGCCGGCGCCGCCGCAGCGTCATTCGCCATCGTTGCCCCCGGCGCCGTCCGCACCTTTGCGGCCAACGCCAAGATCAACATTGGCATGGTCGGCTGCGGCGGGCGCGGCACGTGGATCGGCCGGCTCTTCCGCGACCACGGCGGATACAACGTCGTCGCGGCGGCGGATTACTTCGAGGACCGGACCAACCGCTTCGGCGAAGAACTCGGCGTGCCGGCGTCCCATCGCTACACCGGGCTCAAGGGCTATCTGAAACTCATGGACAAAGTCGACGCCGTCGTCATCAAGAGCCCGCCCTATTTCCACCCCGAGCAGGCGGCTGCCGCCGTCGCAGCAGGCAAGCACACCTACGTCGCCAAGCCGATCGCCGTCGATGTGCCGGGCTGCCTGAGCATCGAGGACAGCGGCAAGACTGCCCGCCAGAAGAAACGTTGCTTCCTCATCGACTTCCAGACGCGCGCCGATCCGTTCTATATCGAGGCGTTGCGACGGGTCCACCAGGAGAACGCCCTGGGCAAGTTCGCATTCGGTGAGTGCACCTATCACGCCGGCGACCCGTTCGGCGGCATGTATGACGCCTGGCGGTCGGACCCGGACAACCCCGAAAACCGCATGCGGGCCTGGGGACTCGACAGGGTGCTCTCCGGCGACATCATCACCGAGCAGAACATCCACACGCTCGACGTGATGAACTGGATCATGGACGCGCCGCCGCTCTGGGCCGTCGGCAGCGGCGGACGCAAGTTCCGTCCCGTCGGCACCTGCTACGACACGTTCAGCCTGCTGTTCCAGTATGCCAATGACGTCGCGATCACGTTCAGCTCGCGTCAGTCCAACGGCTACGGCACGCAGCCGGAGGGCATTCGCAACCGCATGTTCGGCACCGAGGGCATCCTCGAGACCGAATACGGCGGGCAGGTCCTCATTCGCGGCGACCACTTCTATCGCGGCGGCAAGTCGCCCGGCATCTACCAGGACGGCGCCGTCGCCAATATCAAGACGTTCTACGACAGCATCACGACCGGCAACTTCGAGAACCCCACCGTCGAGTGCAGCGTCCGCAGCAACCTGATCACCGTGCTCGGCCGCATGGCCGCCTATGAGAAACGCATGGTCACGTGGAACGAGTTGATGAGCAACACCGAGAAGCTCGACGCCAATCTCAAGGGCTTGAAAGCATAG
- a CDS encoding class I adenylate-forming enzyme family protein, with the protein MEIALKHRNLIDLFEESTLRVASPDKVCTEILSADRHETLTFGQLRAQTHAFAHRLAQQEGIGPRDRVALVSKNRTDWDVALWGVLLAGAVPVLIDPERGPQGVIAHLEATDARGLILADDYATRPDREELTSYAETKGLRVIPMTGRPLGEGDCREPHDLGSIHKEILPDDTAVVLCTSGTTGDPREVELTHANLIANLEGSLRRVDLGPRDVLGHILPPHHSFGLTVGKMLPLLAAATGIYTNRYREVADLIRDRRITIFIAIPALFTTLARKLEDGLDRKKRDSAILRFLDRHFPRCVGRQIRRKQGWTGLRFFLSGAAPMPRWVLDTLWRRGFRMYEGYGTTENSPVYGFNERLEKLGSVGRPIDTLSVKIVDEENRTLAPHQKGEICLGGPCIMKGYYRNPQATEAAIRTDSESVRWLHTGDLGYLDEDGYLYITGRKKYLIILPGGKNVNPERVETALSQARFVKEVLVVPTRRTDPDGVMEETMRALVHPAWETLEDHTRRPKHELLSEPHTIKGLVWESIRCCQSENKHLSGFERIAAHQLEIHENEFAKTSTGKIRREQYIDLAHLEAKHTPVVGYSHRPSHTRDQDVTAV; encoded by the coding sequence ATGGAAATCGCACTGAAGCACCGAAACCTGATCGACCTCTTTGAAGAATCAACGCTGCGGGTCGCCTCGCCCGACAAGGTCTGCACCGAGATCCTCAGCGCCGATCGGCACGAAACGCTGACTTTCGGACAACTCCGAGCGCAAACCCACGCCTTTGCCCACAGACTCGCCCAGCAAGAGGGGATCGGACCCCGGGATCGCGTGGCTCTGGTGTCGAAGAACCGCACCGACTGGGATGTGGCCCTCTGGGGCGTCCTGCTGGCGGGGGCGGTCCCCGTGCTGATCGATCCCGAGCGTGGGCCCCAGGGCGTGATCGCTCACCTGGAGGCCACCGACGCACGTGGGCTGATCCTGGCCGACGACTACGCCACCCGGCCGGACCGCGAGGAACTGACGAGCTACGCCGAGACCAAGGGGCTCAGAGTGATTCCCATGACCGGCCGACCGCTCGGAGAAGGCGATTGCCGGGAACCGCACGACTTGGGCTCGATCCACAAGGAGATTCTCCCCGACGACACCGCCGTCGTGCTCTGCACGTCGGGGACCACCGGCGATCCACGCGAAGTCGAGCTGACCCACGCCAACCTCATCGCCAATCTCGAAGGGTCGCTTCGCCGGGTAGACCTGGGCCCGCGCGACGTGCTGGGGCACATCCTGCCGCCCCACCATTCCTTCGGCCTGACCGTCGGCAAGATGTTGCCCCTCCTGGCGGCGGCCACCGGCATCTACACCAACCGCTATCGCGAGGTCGCCGATCTCATTCGCGACCGGCGCATCACGATCTTCATCGCCATTCCGGCGCTGTTCACCACGCTGGCCCGCAAGCTCGAAGACGGCCTCGACCGCAAGAAACGCGACAGCGCGATCCTCCGGTTCCTCGATCGGCACTTCCCCCGATGTGTCGGCAGGCAGATCCGCCGCAAACAGGGCTGGACCGGCCTGCGGTTCTTCCTCTCGGGCGCGGCCCCGATGCCACGATGGGTCCTCGACACGCTTTGGAGGCGGGGCTTCCGGATGTACGAGGGCTATGGCACGACGGAGAACTCGCCCGTCTATGGATTCAACGAGCGACTGGAGAAGCTCGGCTCGGTGGGCAGGCCCATCGACACGCTGTCGGTCAAGATTGTGGACGAGGAGAACCGAACGCTGGCCCCCCACCAGAAGGGAGAGATCTGCCTGGGTGGTCCATGTATCATGAAGGGCTATTATCGCAATCCGCAGGCAACCGAAGCGGCGATCCGCACCGACTCCGAGAGCGTCCGCTGGCTGCACACGGGCGACCTGGGCTACCTCGACGAAGACGGCTATCTGTACATCACCGGCCGCAAGAAGTACCTCATCATTTTGCCCGGCGGCAAGAACGTCAATCCAGAGCGGGTGGAGACGGCGCTGTCGCAGGCGCGTTTCGTCAAAGAGGTCCTCGTCGTCCCCACCCGCCGGACCGACCCCGACGGCGTCATGGAGGAGACGATGCGGGCCCTCGTCCACCCCGCCTGGGAAACACTCGAAGACCACACTCGCCGCCCCAAGCATGAGCTGCTCAGCGAGCCGCACACCATCAAGGGCCTCGTCTGGGAGAGCATCCGCTGTTGCCAAAGCGAGAACAAACATCTCTCCGGATTCGAGAGGATCGCAGCCCACCAGCTTGAGATCCATGAGAACGAATTCGCCAAGACCTCGACCGGCAAGATCCGACGCGAGCAGTACATCGACCTGGCCCACCTCGAAGCCAAGCACACGCCCGTCGTGGGGTACAGCCACAGGCCCTCTCACACCCGCGATCAGGACGTCACAGCGGTCTGA
- a CDS encoding LamG-like jellyroll fold domain-containing protein produces the protein MRKATLVATVVCLMLSAVSSADVLREIWWGGASIDAAITLVQSGTPADQVDILVEPTWADIADNYVARLSGYILVPADGEYTFYVASDDSSRLFVSQNDNMADAVQVAFVDGWTGSQAWTSMASQQAEPMSLTEGQLMAFWAVMQEGTGGDNLAIGVAGPGIEGIIVLPDEVTFATHPSKANKPNPADGAAGVMSGTLSWGAPATIEDPAYSVYVGTDPEALEMIADGLTETSLEVGVLGVDFGFETTYYWRVDTNGEEGTVWSLTTQHGRPLITKAQGDAVAPGGDAQLVCEATSAAAGELSYQWYREKVIMMGFELNDVPLPEGVDSVLNVAGATIDDEGYYYCVVTNENGSTTSPLMFLDIQTGLIHRWTFDESADGVTIPDVVGGADATLMNGTGNAVIADGQATLANDGSQNSNNAAAGDYIDLPNGIISPLTQMTIECWTTWDGTDAVWQRIYDMGTSNGGEDVSNSGDQTTYFYVTPDSGSRSLLLEYRRLGSQHNMPMTDSGKLAAGEEVLVTQVHDDIAGIVKLYINGTIIGAYKTPVMLNEFIDNNVWLGRSQWGDPLYCGSYNELRIYDTALSAAEIAANFLAGPDVIAEPAAPCDVKVIGDRNGDCVVDFVDAAITADQWLVHSLQD, from the coding sequence ATGAGGAAAGCAACTTTAGTGGCAACAGTGGTCTGTCTGATGCTCTCGGCGGTTTCGTCCGCCGACGTGCTGCGCGAGATCTGGTGGGGCGGTGCGAGCATTGACGCCGCCATCACTCTCGTACAGAGCGGCACCCCCGCCGACCAGGTGGACATTCTGGTCGAACCGACATGGGCCGACATCGCCGACAACTACGTCGCGAGGCTGAGCGGCTACATCCTGGTGCCGGCGGACGGCGAGTACACTTTCTATGTCGCCAGCGACGACTCCAGCCGGCTGTTCGTCAGCCAGAACGACAACATGGCCGATGCCGTGCAGGTCGCCTTCGTCGACGGCTGGACCGGCTCGCAGGCCTGGACCTCGATGGCCAGCCAGCAGGCCGAGCCGATGTCGCTGACCGAAGGCCAGCTCATGGCGTTCTGGGCGGTGATGCAGGAAGGCACCGGCGGCGACAACCTGGCGATCGGCGTGGCCGGCCCGGGGATCGAAGGGATCATCGTGCTGCCGGATGAGGTCACCTTTGCCACCCATCCCAGTAAGGCCAACAAGCCGAACCCGGCCGACGGCGCCGCGGGCGTCATGAGCGGGACCCTGAGCTGGGGCGCTCCGGCCACGATCGAAGATCCGGCCTACAGCGTCTACGTCGGCACCGATCCCGAAGCGCTCGAGATGATCGCCGACGGCCTGACCGAAACCTCGCTCGAGGTCGGCGTTCTGGGTGTGGACTTCGGTTTCGAGACCACCTACTACTGGCGTGTTGACACGAATGGCGAAGAAGGCACCGTCTGGAGCCTGACCACGCAGCACGGCCGCCCGCTGATCACCAAGGCCCAGGGCGACGCCGTCGCTCCGGGTGGCGATGCCCAACTCGTCTGCGAAGCCACCAGTGCGGCCGCAGGCGAACTGAGCTATCAATGGTACCGTGAGAAGGTCATCATGATGGGCTTCGAACTGAATGACGTTCCGCTGCCCGAAGGCGTGGATTCGGTGCTTAACGTCGCCGGCGCAACGATCGACGACGAGGGCTACTACTACTGCGTCGTGACCAACGAGAACGGCTCGACCACCTCGCCGCTGATGTTCCTCGACATCCAGACGGGTCTGATCCACCGCTGGACCTTCGATGAGAGCGCCGACGGTGTGACGATTCCGGACGTGGTCGGCGGCGCCGATGCGACCCTGATGAACGGTACGGGCAACGCCGTCATCGCCGACGGCCAGGCGACTCTGGCCAACGACGGCTCGCAGAACTCCAACAACGCCGCGGCCGGTGACTACATCGACCTGCCCAACGGGATCATCTCGCCACTGACGCAGATGACCATTGAATGCTGGACCACCTGGGACGGCACCGATGCGGTCTGGCAGCGTATCTATGACATGGGCACCTCCAATGGCGGCGAAGATGTCTCCAACTCCGGCGACCAGACGACGTATTTCTATGTCACGCCCGATAGCGGCTCGCGCTCACTGCTGCTGGAGTACCGTCGTCTCGGCTCTCAGCATAACATGCCGATGACCGACAGCGGCAAGCTTGCCGCCGGCGAAGAGGTTCTGGTCACCCAGGTACATGATGACATCGCCGGCATCGTCAAGCTGTACATCAACGGCACGATCATCGGCGCCTACAAGACCCCGGTCATGCTGAACGAGTTCATTGACAACAACGTCTGGCTCGGGCGTTCGCAGTGGGGCGATCCGCTGTACTGTGGTTCCTACAACGAACTGCGCATCTATGACACCGCCCTGTCGGCGGCCGAGATCGCGGCCAACTTCCTGGCCGGTCCCGATGTCATCGCCGAGCCCGCTGCTCCGTGCGATGTCAAGGTGATCGGCGATCGGAACGGCGACTGCGTCGTCGACTTTGTCGATGCGGCCATCACGGCCGACCAGTGGCTCGTTCACTCGCTGCAAGACTGA
- a CDS encoding discoidin domain-containing protein, whose translation MKKSVLLVLLVSLVLSTVSSAAVLREIWWGGASIDEAIALVNSGTPADQIDVLENPTWVDIADNYVAKMSGWLTIPATGEYTFYISGDDYQRLYVSQDDNPANAEMVAFVDGWTASQEWTKYASQKAAPMMLEEGQVLAIVGIMQEGGGGDGQDWGWTGPGVEAITLIPGDLFVTEYEVTAPIKAKVISPANGATGVITAVASWYMPDEDAEDAIYDLYFGTDPGDLALVAEGIVEAEAFVGTAGIDLDFGTTYYWRVDVPGGQGFVWSFTTEPMTFAVQNVVATSNGTPQEGSGPEKAVNGVISNEATDQWLAAPPEGEALYIQFELPRVYKLYDMAIFNSNTQFEALLGYGAKDVTIEYSADGDDWMVFGDVELAQAAETVIDMAGIGAKFVRLTINTTWGGLFPDSGLTNVAMTYVPAHARFPSPSNGATGVDPASVLSWQAGRNAVSSDVTVNGEVTTVEGSSFAADLIYGMPYAWQVDEFDGVDVWAGDAWSFTTAEFVPVAAATLVYDEDGNAMEVDMDGADLTAYAPDTLRVAFSGNPVGFAEADGVITIGGAGADIWGTADQFRYVYKTLAGDGTIVARVDSMTNITNEWAKAGVMVRQSTAAGSAHSMTVITAGGGNGASFQGRVSANIDSVNNDATSAVTSPYYVKVERVGNDISGFISADGEEWLQLGGAREVVMEDPVLIGLAVTSHTSGSPLVAQFSEVATTGDVEGEWTAEAIGVAMPANDAAGLYVAVEDAAGQVAVVAHPDEAATQLVSTQNWNIPLAGLAGVDLANVAKIVVGAGTPDAPATGSGTVSVTISVGTPMSHNVLADVTSPADEIVGVPNDGDWPGAETPNLAFDNDVATKYLHFKGETEPTGVQITPAVGPTVVTGIALTTANDAVERDPVSFELYGSNDGIDGPYTLIASGDVVDFAGETAWPRFTKNVTPITFDNDVAYTSYQILFPAVRDPGSANSMQIAEIELIGVSSW comes from the coding sequence ATGAAGAAGTCTGTATTGTTAGTGCTGTTGGTGTCTCTGGTACTGTCGACGGTGTCGTCGGCGGCCGTGTTGCGAGAGATCTGGTGGGGCGGCGCAAGCATCGATGAGGCCATCGCGCTGGTCAACAGCGGAACACCCGCCGACCAGATCGACGTCCTGGAGAACCCGACCTGGGTGGACATCGCCGACAACTACGTCGCCAAGATGAGCGGCTGGCTGACCATCCCGGCCACCGGCGAGTACACCTTCTATATCTCCGGCGATGACTACCAGAGGCTGTACGTGAGCCAGGATGACAATCCGGCCAACGCCGAGATGGTCGCCTTTGTGGACGGCTGGACCGCCTCGCAAGAGTGGACCAAGTACGCCAGCCAGAAGGCCGCACCGATGATGCTCGAAGAGGGCCAGGTTCTGGCCATCGTCGGCATCATGCAGGAAGGCGGCGGCGGCGACGGCCAAGACTGGGGCTGGACCGGCCCCGGCGTCGAGGCCATCACCCTCATCCCCGGCGACCTGTTCGTCACCGAGTATGAGGTGACCGCGCCGATCAAGGCAAAGGTGATCTCTCCGGCAAACGGCGCCACCGGTGTCATCACGGCCGTCGCAAGTTGGTATATGCCCGATGAGGACGCGGAAGACGCGATCTATGACCTCTACTTCGGCACCGATCCGGGCGATCTGGCTTTGGTGGCCGAAGGCATCGTTGAGGCCGAAGCGTTCGTCGGAACCGCTGGAATCGATCTCGATTTCGGTACAACCTATTACTGGCGCGTCGATGTTCCCGGCGGCCAAGGCTTCGTCTGGAGCTTCACCACCGAACCGATGACCTTCGCCGTGCAGAACGTCGTCGCCACGAGCAACGGCACACCACAGGAAGGCTCCGGTCCGGAGAAGGCCGTCAACGGCGTGATCTCGAACGAGGCCACCGACCAGTGGCTGGCCGCTCCGCCCGAGGGCGAGGCTCTGTACATCCAGTTCGAGTTGCCGCGCGTCTACAAGCTGTACGACATGGCGATCTTCAACTCGAACACCCAGTTCGAAGCCCTGCTCGGCTACGGCGCCAAGGACGTCACGATCGAGTACTCGGCTGATGGCGATGATTGGATGGTCTTCGGGGACGTCGAGCTCGCTCAGGCCGCCGAAACCGTTATCGACATGGCCGGCATCGGGGCCAAGTTCGTCCGCCTGACGATCAACACGACCTGGGGCGGTTTGTTCCCGGATTCGGGTCTGACGAATGTGGCGATGACCTACGTCCCGGCCCACGCACGCTTCCCAAGCCCGTCCAACGGCGCGACGGGTGTGGATCCCGCGAGCGTTCTCAGTTGGCAGGCCGGTCGCAACGCGGTCTCCAGCGACGTGACCGTCAACGGTGAGGTCACCACGGTCGAAGGCAGCAGCTTTGCCGCCGACCTGATCTACGGCATGCCCTACGCCTGGCAGGTCGATGAGTTCGACGGCGTCGATGTCTGGGCAGGCGATGCCTGGAGCTTCACGACGGCCGAATTCGTGCCCGTCGCAGCGGCCACACTCGTCTACGACGAAGACGGCAATGCGATGGAAGTGGACATGGACGGGGCGGACCTGACGGCCTATGCCCCCGACACCCTCCGCGTGGCCTTCAGCGGCAACCCGGTCGGCTTCGCTGAGGCAGACGGCGTGATCACCATCGGCGGCGCCGGCGCCGACATCTGGGGCACGGCGGATCAGTTCCGCTACGTCTACAAGACGCTTGCCGGCGACGGCACGATCGTCGCTCGCGTCGACAGCATGACCAACATCACCAACGAATGGGCCAAGGCCGGCGTGATGGTCCGCCAGAGCACGGCCGCCGGTTCGGCTCACTCGATGACCGTGATCACCGCCGGTGGCGGCAACGGCGCCTCGTTCCAGGGTCGTGTCTCAGCCAACATCGATTCGGTGAACAACGACGCGACCAGCGCGGTCACGTCGCCGTATTACGTCAAAGTCGAGCGCGTGGGCAACGACATCTCCGGGTTCATCTCCGCCGACGGCGAAGAGTGGCTGCAACTGGGCGGCGCTCGTGAAGTCGTTATGGAAGATCCGGTGCTCATCGGTCTGGCCGTGACCAGCCATACCTCCGGCAGTCCGTTGGTTGCCCAGTTCTCTGAGGTTGCCACTACAGGCGATGTCGAGGGCGAGTGGACGGCCGAAGCGATCGGCGTGGCGATGCCCGCCAACGATGCGGCCGGTCTGTACGTGGCCGTCGAAGACGCAGCCGGACAGGTGGCCGTGGTCGCCCATCCGGACGAGGCGGCAACACAGCTCGTCAGCACGCAGAACTGGAACATCCCGCTGGCCGGGTTGGCCGGTGTCGATCTGGCGAACGTTGCCAAGATCGTCGTCGGCGCAGGTACGCCGGATGCCCCGGCAACCGGCAGTGGTACGGTCAGCGTCACGATCAGCGTCGGCACGCCGATGAGCCACAACGTGCTCGCCGACGTCACCAGTCCGGCTGATGAGATCGTGGGCGTTCCGAACGACGGCGATTGGCCCGGTGCCGAGACGCCGAACCTGGCGTTCGACAACGACGTCGCCACCAAGTACCTGCACTTCAAGGGTGAAACGGAGCCGACCGGCGTCCAGATCACGCCGGCCGTCGGCCCCACCGTCGTCACGGGGATCGCTCTGACCACGGCCAATGACGCTGTGGAACGCGACCCGGTCAGCTTCGAGCTCTATGGCTCGAACGACGGGATCGATGGGCCGTACACGCTGATCGCCAGCGGCGACGTCGTTGATTTCGCCGGTGAGACCGCGTGGCCGCGCTTCACCAAGAACGTCACACCGATCACCTTTGACAACGATGTGGCGTACACCAGCTATCAGATTCTGTTCCCGGCGGTTCGCGATCCGGGCAGCGCCAACAGCATGCAGATCGCCGAGATCGAGCTGATCGGTGTGTCAAGCTGGTAG